The following coding sequences are from one Candidatus Paceibacterota bacterium window:
- a CDS encoding HIT domain-containing protein: protein MTNDKQTNCTFCKIVAGDVPAEKIYEDEHFLAFLDINPQAPGHAQVIPKEHYRWVWDLPAEKDTLENAGDYFRVAQKIAKAQQKAFSTEWILSKIVGDEVPHAHIWVFPGDAKGGKQDIAENAEKIRQALE, encoded by the coding sequence ATGACAAACGACAAACAAACAAATTGTACTTTCTGTAAAATTGTTGCCGGTGACGTGCCGGCTGAAAAGATTTATGAAGACGAGCATTTTCTCGCCTTTCTTGATATCAACCCGCAGGCGCCGGGGCACGCGCAGGTGATACCAAAAGAACACTACCGCTGGGTCTGGGACCTGCCCGCCGAAAAAGACACGCTCGAAAATGCGGGAGATTATTTTCGTGTAGCACAGAAGATCGCCAAAGCACAACAGAAAGCTTTCAGCACAGAATGGATCCTTTCAAAAATTGTCGGCGACGAAGTTCCCCACGCCCACATCTGGGTCTTCCCCGGTGACGCAAAAGGAGGCAAGCAAGACATCGCGGAGAACGCCGAGAAGATCCGCCAAGCACTCGAATGA
- a CDS encoding phosphoglycerate kinase gives MIELPSVEQIEDLAGKRVFCRVDFNVPVKGGVVQDTYRIEKERKTIEYLRDAGAKVILASHFKSKEGNSLEPVARYVKHYLFDLTFVGGCVGGEVFDEVQKMQNGDVLLLENLRLHKEEKENGEAFARDLASLADVYVNEAFSVSHREHASVVGVPKLLPGYAGFRLIEEIENLSDAFHPSRPFVFLLGGAKFDTKLPLLKKFLDKANTVFLGGALANDVFQAQGLEVGESVVSGVDHGLDAIVSSDKVLLPEDVVIETTEVIKAGEVGPSNKIMDAGPKTIENIREKLLGAAFVLWNGPLGDYESGFKDGTLSLAKAVADSPAETIVGGGDTLAAIEELDMLDQFDFVSTGGGAMLDFLAHETLPGIEALKRT, from the coding sequence ATGATAGAGCTTCCCTCAGTAGAGCAAATAGAAGACCTTGCCGGAAAGCGGGTGTTTTGCCGCGTTGATTTTAATGTGCCGGTCAAGGGTGGAGTAGTGCAGGATACCTACCGGATCGAGAAGGAGAGAAAGACCATTGAGTATCTGCGAGACGCCGGCGCGAAGGTGATTCTAGCCAGTCACTTTAAGAGCAAAGAGGGAAATAGTCTTGAGCCGGTAGCGCGGTATGTAAAACATTACCTATTCGACCTGACGTTTGTTGGGGGTTGTGTTGGTGGTGAAGTGTTCGATGAAGTTCAGAAGATGCAAAATGGCGATGTACTTTTGCTTGAGAACCTTCGTCTACATAAAGAGGAGAAGGAGAACGGCGAGGCATTTGCTCGTGATCTTGCCTCACTCGCTGATGTCTATGTGAACGAAGCGTTTTCTGTCTCGCATCGCGAACATGCTTCTGTTGTCGGGGTACCAAAGCTGCTGCCCGGCTATGCGGGTTTCCGGCTCATCGAGGAGATAGAAAATCTCTCTGACGCATTTCATCCGTCGCGACCGTTCGTGTTTCTGTTGGGCGGAGCTAAGTTTGATACGAAATTACCGCTCCTTAAGAAATTTTTGGATAAAGCAAACACGGTGTTTCTGGGCGGAGCGCTGGCGAATGATGTGTTCCAGGCGCAGGGATTAGAAGTAGGCGAGTCAGTGGTCTCAGGTGTGGACCATGGGCTTGATGCTATCGTGAGCAGCGACAAAGTACTGCTTCCCGAAGACGTGGTGATAGAGACGACTGAAGTTATAAAAGCAGGAGAGGTTGGTCCGTCCAACAAGATAATGGATGCAGGCCCGAAGACGATCGAGAATATTCGTGAGAAACTGCTTGGCGCGGCGTTCGTGCTCTGGAACGGGCCGCTGGGAGATTACGAGAGCGGATTTAAAGACGGTACGCTCTCTCTGGCGAAAGCGGTAGCGGACTCTCCGGCGGAAACAATTGTCGGCGGCGGTGACACATTGGCTGCGATCGAGGAGCTGGATATGTTGGATCAGTTTGATTTTGTCTCTACCGGTGGCGGGGCGATGCTAGACTTTTTAGCCCATGAAACCCTGCCTGGGATCGAGGCGCTGAAGCGTACGTAA
- the tpiA gene encoding triose-phosphate isomerase: MSKHNPLVVGNWKMNPESVESALAIYRAVHKELESTSGVDVVLCPTFIHLPAISDERGRSRKIGLGAQNVFFKPSGSYTGEVSASMLSEYNVSHVVVGHSERRAMGETSEQIAQKVAYALKEDLDVVLCVGEHERDEDGQYLQWLEDQILSSLEGVSAKYLGQLTIAYEPIWAIGAKEAMESTAIHEMVVFIRRALARKYSQRYADRPRIIYGGSVNAHNIEDIMENGEVDGVLPGRASREPQQFATIVKAVKRIASKR; this comes from the coding sequence ATGTCAAAACACAATCCACTCGTTGTTGGAAATTGGAAAATGAATCCGGAGTCCGTGGAGTCGGCGCTGGCTATTTATCGAGCTGTACACAAGGAGCTTGAATCGACTTCCGGAGTTGATGTTGTGCTGTGCCCAACATTCATTCACTTGCCGGCGATCTCTGACGAGCGCGGTCGATCGCGAAAGATCGGTCTCGGTGCACAGAACGTTTTTTTTAAACCCAGCGGGTCATATACCGGTGAAGTATCTGCTTCGATGCTGTCGGAATATAATGTGAGTCATGTTGTCGTTGGTCATTCAGAGCGCCGGGCAATGGGTGAGACCAGTGAACAGATCGCTCAAAAAGTTGCGTATGCACTCAAGGAAGATCTGGATGTGGTGTTGTGTGTCGGCGAGCATGAGCGTGATGAGGATGGTCAGTATCTCCAGTGGCTTGAAGATCAGATCCTGTCATCGCTTGAAGGCGTTAGTGCTAAATATCTCGGTCAGTTAACAATAGCGTACGAACCTATCTGGGCGATCGGAGCCAAAGAAGCAATGGAGAGCACGGCGATACACGAGATGGTGGTATTCATTCGTCGAGCGCTCGCGCGCAAATACTCTCAACGGTATGCTGATCGACCTCGTATCATTTATGGCGGTTCGGTTAACGCGCATAACATTGAGGATATAATGGAGAACGGTGAAGTGGACGGTGTTCTGCCGGGACGAGCAAGTCGGGAGCCGCAACAGTTTGCGACGATCGTTAAAGCTGTGAAACGGATCGCATCCAAACGCTAA
- a CDS encoding prepilin-type N-terminal cleavage/methylation domain-containing protein: MSRNTDGFSLLEIIVAIAIIGIITAISVAVFVNLHNTEALRRDASSISSLLETARVHSLSSKNNEPYGVYIEDNESMVFSGSTFDPNNVITRASLHSTVQFDEITLTNSTSTVLFDKITGATDNHGVIVLESVRRAASSTVSIEPTGSITTDF; encoded by the coding sequence ATGTCACGAAACACTGATGGGTTTTCGCTCCTTGAGATCATTGTTGCGATAGCGATCATTGGTATTATAACCGCGATCTCTGTAGCTGTTTTCGTAAACCTTCATAACACTGAGGCGCTACGCCGTGATGCTTCGTCTATCTCCTCTCTTCTTGAAACCGCACGCGTCCACTCCCTTTCGTCAAAAAACAACGAGCCATACGGGGTTTATATAGAAGACAACGAAAGTATGGTGTTCAGTGGAAGCACCTTCGATCCAAATAATGTTATCACCCGTGCATCACTTCACTCAACTGTACAGTTCGACGAGATAACACTTACAAACAGCACCTCTACTGTTCTCTTTGATAAAATAACCGGAGCTACCGACAATCACGGTGTTATTGTGCTCGAGTCCGTACGTCGAGCAGCTAGCTCAACAGTATCTATTGAACCGACAGGCTCAATTACCACCGACTTCTAA
- a CDS encoding type II secretion system F family protein, with protein sequence MPTYTFKAKKKDGTVFEDTREAKDKFSLYQSMKTSGSRVIHAEEVTSGGSWWGYLLEKGREMSTISTHNIIIFARNLGLMSTAGLSLSRALSVLRRQSSNARFKKIISEIEADIGSGKQLYEALEKHPKVFSSLFISMVKSGEESGTLSESLKTISEQMDRAYALTKKVRGAMIYPAVIITLMLAIGILAMVYIVPTLTNTFENLNVDLPLSTRLIIGVSDFLRDFWILNIVGLFAFIGTAIWFLRTDVGHRTVDFTLLHVPGISGVVKQINSSRTTRTLASLLSSGVDYVVAIGITKDVVQNTYYKDALAYAEKEVEQGKPISGVFSKYEDLYPIFVSEMASVGEETGKIADIFQNTAEYYEEEVSQKTKNLSTVIEPILMIIMGVAVGLFAFAMLTPMYSLVDAI encoded by the coding sequence ATGCCTACATATACATTCAAAGCAAAAAAGAAAGACGGAACGGTCTTCGAAGATACGCGTGAGGCGAAAGATAAATTCAGTTTGTATCAGTCCATGAAGACGAGCGGGTCGAGAGTGATCCACGCCGAAGAGGTTACTTCCGGCGGGTCGTGGTGGGGGTATCTTCTCGAGAAAGGTCGGGAGATGTCGACGATCAGCACACATAACATTATTATATTTGCCCGCAATCTTGGGTTAATGAGCACCGCCGGCCTTTCTCTTTCCCGTGCTCTTTCTGTGCTTCGTCGACAGTCATCAAATGCACGTTTCAAAAAGATCATCAGTGAGATCGAGGCCGATATCGGTTCCGGAAAGCAGCTGTACGAGGCGCTCGAAAAGCACCCGAAAGTCTTTTCAAGCCTGTTCATCTCCATGGTTAAATCAGGAGAAGAGTCCGGAACGCTTTCCGAGTCGTTGAAAACGATTAGCGAGCAGATGGATCGGGCGTACGCACTTACGAAAAAAGTTCGAGGCGCAATGATCTATCCGGCTGTAATTATTACGCTTATGCTCGCGATCGGTATCCTTGCTATGGTTTACATCGTGCCGACGCTGACAAACACATTCGAAAATCTGAATGTCGATCTTCCTCTCTCGACGCGACTCATTATAGGGGTAAGTGATTTTCTGCGCGATTTCTGGATATTGAACATTGTCGGGCTTTTTGCTTTTATCGGTACAGCGATCTGGTTTTTGCGTACGGATGTAGGACACCGCACTGTTGATTTCACACTTCTTCATGTTCCCGGTATTAGTGGGGTCGTGAAGCAGATTAATTCATCTCGAACCACACGAACACTTGCTTCACTGCTTTCCTCAGGTGTTGACTATGTTGTGGCGATCGGGATCACCAAGGACGTTGTGCAGAATACTTATTATAAAGATGCACTTGCATATGCAGAGAAGGAGGTCGAACAAGGAAAACCGATATCCGGCGTGTTTTCAAAATACGAAGACCTGTACCCTATTTTTGTTTCGGAGATGGCAAGCGTGGGCGAGGAAACAGGTAAGATAGCCGATATCTTTCAGAATACCGCTGAGTATTATGAAGAAGAGGTGTCGCAGAAAACTAAAAACCTCTCAACGGTGATCGAGCCGATCCTGATGATCATCATGGGTGTTGCGGTGGGTCTCTTTGCTTTTGCGATGCTCACGCCGATGTACTCATTGGTGGATGCGATATAA
- a CDS encoding GspE/PulE family protein, which yields MKVGSEQLKEFILDLELATKDELEEAEEKAKETDASLGDVLISNGTVSENDFRRIQAHIMGMPFVDLKDEKLDFEILSIVPEPIARNHNIVAYSKDDKNNALEVAMLDTEDLTAIDFIKKKTGFKIKPRLTDKESIQNALRQYQKSLQAEFGDIIQKEANELKTHPDGTGDGDDVSAEELKELAEDVPVVRIVETLLKHAILQNASDIHIEPMDKQVLVRYRIDGILRDAMVLPKEVTNSVAARVKVLSNLKLDEKRLPQDGRFKTEMNGEEVSFRVSTLPTQYGEKVVMRLLRQNVSGFTLEFLGFHGVGLEALHKATKETTGLILTTGPTGSGKTTTLYTALDILNQPEVNISTIEDPVEYQMERINQTQVKPDIGFTFSKGLRALVRQDPDIVMVGEIRDGETASLAVNAALTGHLVLSTLHTNSAAGAVPRLIEMGVEPFLLTSTLNVIVAQRLVRKLTDVKQDYFLTQSEVDKLAELVDLDHVKRYLKEEGVISGDPKWTKIPFFKAKPSQESDDGYSGRLGIYEVLDVTESVKELVRQGESTIKIERQAKDEGMMTMMEDGIFKAAQGNTTIEEVLRVVSE from the coding sequence ATGAAAGTCGGTTCTGAACAATTAAAAGAGTTCATTTTAGACCTTGAGCTGGCCACCAAAGATGAGCTTGAAGAGGCAGAGGAAAAAGCCAAGGAAACAGACGCGTCGCTCGGCGATGTCCTTATTAGCAACGGCACTGTCAGCGAGAATGATTTTCGACGGATCCAGGCCCACATTATGGGTATGCCGTTCGTTGATCTCAAAGACGAGAAGCTGGACTTCGAGATCCTTTCTATTGTTCCTGAGCCGATCGCCCGCAACCACAATATTGTCGCGTACAGTAAAGATGACAAAAACAATGCGCTTGAAGTGGCGATGCTCGATACCGAAGATCTCACCGCAATCGATTTTATAAAGAAAAAGACCGGCTTCAAGATCAAGCCGCGTTTGACTGACAAAGAATCGATCCAAAACGCGTTGCGTCAGTATCAAAAAAGTCTGCAGGCAGAGTTCGGTGACATTATTCAGAAAGAAGCTAATGAACTGAAGACTCACCCGGACGGCACAGGCGACGGCGATGATGTTTCGGCGGAGGAGCTCAAAGAGTTGGCTGAGGATGTTCCGGTGGTGCGCATCGTCGAAACGCTTCTCAAGCACGCTATTTTACAAAATGCTTCGGATATTCATATCGAGCCAATGGATAAACAAGTGCTGGTCAGGTACCGTATTGACGGTATTTTGCGTGACGCGATGGTTCTGCCAAAGGAGGTGACCAATAGTGTCGCTGCCCGTGTAAAGGTGTTGTCAAACCTGAAGCTTGACGAGAAACGCCTACCGCAAGACGGGCGATTCAAGACCGAGATGAACGGCGAGGAGGTATCGTTTCGTGTCTCCACGTTGCCGACTCAGTACGGTGAGAAGGTAGTGATGCGGCTTCTGCGACAGAACGTCTCCGGCTTTACGCTTGAGTTTCTCGGTTTCCACGGTGTCGGTCTTGAGGCACTGCATAAAGCGACCAAGGAGACAACCGGCCTGATTCTAACCACCGGACCGACCGGATCAGGAAAGACCACAACGCTCTACACCGCGCTTGATATCTTGAATCAGCCCGAGGTGAACATCTCGACCATCGAGGATCCGGTAGAGTATCAGATGGAGCGGATCAATCAGACACAGGTAAAGCCCGATATTGGTTTTACGTTTTCAAAGGGGTTGCGTGCGCTGGTGCGGCAAGACCCGGACATTGTTATGGTCGGTGAGATCCGCGACGGCGAGACCGCCTCGCTTGCGGTTAACGCTGCACTGACTGGACACCTTGTGCTTTCAACTCTGCACACGAACTCAGCGGCCGGAGCCGTTCCGCGTCTTATCGAGATGGGAGTTGAGCCGTTCTTGCTCACCTCAACTTTGAACGTTATTGTTGCCCAACGTCTGGTGCGTAAACTGACTGACGTGAAGCAAGATTATTTCCTTACCCAATCCGAAGTTGACAAGCTCGCGGAGCTGGTCGACCTCGATCACGTGAAACGTTATCTCAAAGAAGAAGGAGTGATCAGTGGAGATCCAAAATGGACCAAAATACCGTTCTTTAAAGCGAAGCCTTCTCAAGAGTCGGACGACGGCTATTCCGGCCGACTTGGTATTTACGAAGTGCTTGATGTGACCGAGAGCGTGAAGGAGTTGGTGCGGCAGGGTGAAAGTACAATAAAGATCGAACGACAAGCCAAGGACGAAGGAATGATGACAATGATGGAAGACGGAATTTTTAAGGCGGCGCAGGGGAATACAACGATCGAGGAGGTGCTGCGTGTTGTTTCTGAGTAA
- a CDS encoding prepilin-type N-terminal cleavage/methylation domain-containing protein, whose translation MSRFINLKQNKGQEGFTLIETLVAISILLTVLVSAYSAAQTSIRSSNMAKDRVVAFFLAQDAFEHVENIRMDNACDSSASSWLDGVDQCTGTDRCGIDVFQETGGEVIAREVAVFDESITTRLYKHSVSGVYDDDSGWDPTPFSREVWIEGIVSGEEAVVHVEIEGPRGADLRLRKTLFNWPSEAKQCS comes from the coding sequence ATGAGTAGGTTTATAAACTTAAAACAAAACAAGGGTCAGGAAGGCTTCACACTGATCGAAACCCTGGTAGCTATATCGATCTTGCTGACCGTGCTGGTTTCGGCGTACTCCGCCGCTCAGACCAGCATTCGCTCATCAAACATGGCAAAGGATCGGGTGGTAGCGTTTTTCCTCGCTCAGGATGCCTTTGAGCATGTTGAGAACATCAGAATGGATAATGCGTGTGATTCGAGTGCCTCTTCGTGGCTTGACGGTGTTGATCAGTGTACGGGAACTGATCGGTGCGGCATAGATGTATTTCAAGAAACCGGCGGTGAAGTGATCGCTCGAGAGGTTGCTGTGTTTGATGAATCAATAACCACCAGGCTTTATAAGCATTCAGTTAGTGGTGTGTATGATGATGATAGTGGCTGGGACCCAACCCCTTTTTCCCGTGAAGTGTGGATTGAGGGTATAGTCTCCGGCGAAGAAGCAGTCGTGCATGTTGAGATAGAGGGCCCACGCGGGGCAGATCTCAGGCTTCGCAAAACATTATTTAACTGGCCGTCTGAAGCTAAGCAGTGTTCTTAA
- a CDS encoding prepilin-type N-terminal cleavage/methylation domain-containing protein: protein MYFAPKQQKSNEGFTLVELLVALALFLVVMTIALGGLITMLDMNRKVHSLQVVMNGFNYTLESMTRDIRFGEKYTCDSEEYNIDGSPCPGGDSTMSVRFIELDGTWKNIAYRLQNSRIERCNEEVSQGDESAPGGVCMDEWVPISSQLIEISSLYFFVTGAATSPMTQPRVTMVINGVATVEGESTDFTLQTTVSQREFRNN, encoded by the coding sequence ATGTATTTCGCACCAAAACAACAGAAGAGCAACGAGGGCTTCACACTTGTGGAGCTTTTGGTGGCACTTGCGTTGTTTTTGGTTGTAATGACCATTGCTTTAGGCGGGCTGATAACTATGCTCGATATGAATCGCAAGGTGCATTCGCTTCAGGTAGTAATGAATGGCTTCAACTACACGTTGGAATCGATGACCCGGGATATTCGGTTTGGTGAAAAGTACACATGTGACAGTGAGGAATACAATATTGACGGTAGCCCTTGTCCCGGCGGAGACAGTACAATGTCGGTTCGTTTTATTGAGCTTGATGGTACGTGGAAGAATATCGCGTATCGTCTCCAAAACAGTAGAATCGAGCGATGTAATGAAGAAGTTTCCCAGGGTGACGAATCAGCTCCCGGAGGGGTGTGCATGGATGAATGGGTACCTATCAGCTCGCAGTTGATCGAGATCTCAAGTCTTTATTTTTTCGTGACAGGTGCAGCAACTTCTCCGATGACACAACCGCGAGTCACGATGGTGATAAATGGTGTGGCGACAGTAGAAGGCGAGAGTACGGACTTTACACTGCAAACCACTGTATCCCAGCGGGAATTTCGTAATAATTAA
- a CDS encoding prepilin-type N-terminal cleavage/methylation domain-containing protein: protein MNARRSSKQTRNFRSRSERGFTLLELSVSISVIFIITAVAIFNHKMFSDVIELANVTEEVALKVREAQLKGLAVQEYSGSGSFQEGRGVYFNLNDPTQYIYFGDESNGGTPDGEYDDTTEHISTEMLKNGFTFIRFEDVDGAVILKDEFAVTFRRPRPEARLWFEGGAERGAVRIIIESPKERQAYVEINQTGQITTGRENN from the coding sequence ATGAATGCACGACGCTCTTCAAAACAGACGCGGAACTTTCGCTCACGAAGCGAAAGAGGATTCACCCTTCTTGAGTTGTCGGTCTCTATCAGTGTGATCTTTATAATTACCGCTGTAGCGATCTTTAACCACAAAATGTTCAGTGATGTTATAGAGCTAGCAAACGTGACCGAAGAAGTTGCGCTTAAAGTGCGGGAGGCGCAATTGAAAGGGTTGGCAGTACAGGAGTATTCAGGTTCCGGCTCTTTCCAAGAAGGACGGGGGGTGTATTTTAATCTCAATGATCCTACCCAATATATATATTTTGGTGACGAGTCAAATGGTGGTACGCCAGACGGAGAATACGATGATACAACAGAGCATATTAGTACAGAGATGCTTAAGAACGGGTTTACGTTTATCCGCTTCGAGGACGTTGACGGAGCTGTTATCCTCAAGGATGAATTTGCGGTTACTTTCCGGCGACCGCGACCCGAAGCTCGTTTGTGGTTTGAGGGTGGTGCTGAGCGAGGTGCGGTGCGTATTATTATTGAGTCACCTAAAGAACGTCAGGCATACGTAGAGATCAATCAGACCGGTCAGATCACGACGGGACGAGAGAATAATTAG
- the nusA gene encoding transcription termination factor NusA: protein MFDLKVIGSVLDQLEEERGVPKEKVIEAIEMALATAYKKEYGKKGQIINSTFNPQTGDAEFFQVKIVVDDDHVVYRGEDGTLSEEDKQRVDESENDEVVIFNPEQHILLSDAKKMKKEVAAGEEMSFPLEEKGDYGRIASQTAKQVIIQKIREAEKSSVLEEYAGHTNEVVSGTVQRVERGNIFIELGRATGLLPREEQIPGERFRQGERVRAYLLSVEESSRGVFVKLSRSHPKFLEKLFESEAPELANGTIVVKGIAREPGSRTKIAVMSTDDYIDPVGSLVGQRGVRVSTVMSELGGEKIDIIEWSEEPAQFIEDALSPAEVIEVVVNEEEHQASVDVAEDQQSLAIGKAGQNVRLAARLTGYKIDIRSTEGEEIAAANANKVEIHDESVEPTEDTPTAQEAKEATVDSEPVQEKSESETTTSPSSEDDSEPQTEGVESQEKPSEEGEEVAEGPEDEKEVTETTDDEVKNS, encoded by the coding sequence ATGTTTGATCTAAAAGTAATCGGATCGGTTCTTGACCAGCTCGAAGAAGAGCGTGGCGTACCAAAAGAGAAGGTGATCGAAGCCATCGAGATGGCGCTGGCAACCGCGTACAAAAAAGAGTACGGAAAAAAAGGCCAGATCATAAACTCCACCTTTAACCCCCAAACCGGTGACGCCGAATTCTTTCAGGTAAAGATCGTTGTCGACGATGACCATGTTGTCTATCGCGGCGAGGACGGCACGCTTTCTGAAGAAGACAAGCAGCGAGTGGACGAGTCTGAAAATGACGAGGTTGTCATCTTCAACCCTGAGCAACACATCCTTCTTTCTGATGCTAAAAAAATGAAGAAAGAGGTTGCCGCCGGCGAGGAGATGTCCTTCCCGCTTGAGGAAAAAGGCGATTACGGCCGTATTGCGTCTCAGACTGCCAAGCAGGTCATCATCCAAAAGATCCGTGAGGCCGAGAAAAGCTCCGTACTTGAAGAATATGCCGGCCACACAAACGAAGTAGTGAGCGGTACTGTCCAGCGCGTCGAGCGAGGCAATATCTTTATCGAGCTTGGACGCGCGACCGGCCTTCTTCCGCGCGAAGAACAGATCCCGGGCGAGCGGTTCCGACAAGGTGAGAGGGTTCGCGCCTACCTCCTCTCTGTTGAAGAAAGCTCGCGCGGTGTATTCGTGAAACTTTCCCGTTCTCATCCGAAATTCTTAGAGAAACTTTTTGAAAGCGAAGCACCGGAACTGGCAAACGGCACGATAGTAGTAAAAGGTATTGCGCGAGAACCCGGTTCACGTACCAAGATCGCGGTTATGTCGACCGACGACTACATTGACCCAGTCGGTAGTTTAGTAGGACAGCGTGGTGTGCGCGTCTCAACTGTCATGAGCGAGCTTGGAGGCGAAAAGATCGATATTATCGAGTGGTCGGAAGAGCCGGCTCAATTTATTGAAGACGCTCTCTCCCCTGCCGAAGTGATCGAGGTCGTGGTAAATGAAGAAGAGCACCAAGCGAGCGTAGATGTGGCCGAAGACCAGCAATCACTCGCGATCGGTAAGGCCGGTCAAAACGTTCGTCTTGCCGCACGTCTCACCGGCTACAAGATCGATATCCGCTCTACGGAGGGCGAAGAGATCGCCGCGGCAAATGCGAATAAGGTCGAGATACACGATGAATCAGTCGAACCGACCGAAGACACACCGACCGCCCAGGAAGCTAAGGAGGCAACCGTAGACAGCGAACCGGTGCAAGAAAAGAGCGAGAGCGAAACCACAACCTCACCGTCGTCAGAAGACGATTCGGAGCCCCAAACTGAAGGCGTCGAGAGTCAAGAAAAGCCGTCCGAGGAAGGCGAAGAGGTGGCCGAAGGACCTGAAGACGAAAAAGAAGTCACTGAAACAACGGACGATGAGGTGAAAAATTCTTAA
- a CDS encoding inorganic diphosphatase, protein MNLWHDISLGDNTPDEINVIIEVPKGSHNKYEIDKETGLIALDRANYSDAPYPVDYGFCPQTLWHDDDALDVMVLSTYPIAVGVLVPVRPIGIMEMTDEGDNDAKIIGVPVKDRRWEDVQGLEDVNKHSLRTIQHFFETYKVLKSDKDESGKVTVDGFKGKSDAIKAIDESIKLYKDTFSK, encoded by the coding sequence ATGAACTTATGGCATGACATCTCCCTTGGAGACAACACCCCGGACGAGATCAACGTGATCATCGAAGTTCCAAAAGGGTCTCACAACAAATACGAGATCGATAAAGAAACCGGACTGATAGCGCTCGACCGGGCAAACTACTCGGACGCGCCATATCCGGTTGATTATGGTTTTTGTCCGCAAACCCTGTGGCACGATGACGACGCCTTGGATGTTATGGTACTTTCCACATATCCGATCGCTGTCGGCGTACTCGTGCCGGTCAGACCGATCGGCATCATGGAAATGACCGACGAAGGCGATAACGACGCCAAGATAATCGGCGTACCTGTTAAGGATCGTCGCTGGGAGGACGTACAAGGTCTTGAAGACGTTAACAAGCACTCGCTTCGCACAATTCAGCACTTTTTTGAGACCTACAAAGTACTCAAAAGCGACAAAGACGAAAGCGGAAAAGTGACTGTTGATGGATTTAAGGGCAAGAGCGACGCGATCAAAGCAATTGACGAATCAATAAAATTATACAAGGATACCTTTAGCAAGTAA